In one Mesorhizobium australicum genomic region, the following are encoded:
- a CDS encoding cupin domain-containing protein, with translation MPQPFVTSLSETPVETWDDPAKGDLMWQTLFSSDVTPTGDMCSGVAILSPGREHKRHRHAEAEIYYVLEGTGRLTIDDEVFKVTAGSAAYIPGNSWHGIVNDGEFPIKIFYVFSTPRFSDIEYHFE, from the coding sequence ATGCCGCAACCGTTTGTGACGTCGCTGTCAGAAACTCCGGTTGAGACGTGGGACGACCCGGCCAAGGGCGACCTCATGTGGCAGACGTTGTTTAGCAGTGACGTGACACCCACCGGCGACATGTGTTCGGGTGTAGCCATCTTGTCGCCTGGCCGAGAGCATAAGCGGCATAGACACGCCGAAGCTGAGATTTACTACGTCCTGGAAGGAACCGGCCGGCTCACGATAGATGATGAGGTCTTCAAAGTTACGGCTGGGTCGGCAGCATATATTCCAGGCAACAGCTGGCACGGGATCGTCAATGACGGTGAGTTCCCGATCAAGATCTTCTATGTCTTTTCGACCCCGCGCTTCTCAGATATCGAATATCACTTCGAGTGA
- a CDS encoding DUF1236 domain-containing protein has product MRARIMFPIAAVALAAFAGAASAQTAVTATTDLNVRGGPGPEYPVIGMIAAGAPADLGGCLENSKWCQVSTASGPGWVYSDYLSVDMNGTASIVTENRSSVPVVTYERPQGGGGAVAGGATGAVAGAIVGGPIGAVVGGVAGAAIGGTAEGLASPPPEKVVSYVRTNQVQPVYLDGEVVVGATLPETVVLNEVPDYEYRYVYVNGQPVLVEPGSHRIVYVVR; this is encoded by the coding sequence ATGAGAGCTCGAATCATGTTCCCGATCGCCGCCGTGGCGCTTGCCGCCTTCGCGGGCGCGGCGTCCGCACAGACAGCCGTGACCGCCACTACCGACCTGAATGTGCGTGGCGGCCCGGGTCCGGAATATCCTGTCATCGGAATGATCGCGGCAGGCGCTCCCGCCGACCTGGGAGGCTGTCTCGAAAACAGCAAATGGTGCCAGGTGAGCACCGCCAGCGGACCCGGCTGGGTCTACTCGGACTATCTGTCCGTAGACATGAACGGCACCGCGTCCATCGTCACCGAAAATCGTTCATCCGTTCCGGTCGTGACCTATGAGCGGCCGCAGGGCGGTGGCGGCGCCGTCGCCGGCGGCGCGACGGGTGCCGTGGCCGGCGCCATCGTCGGCGGTCCGATCGGCGCGGTCGTGGGCGGCGTCGCCGGAGCCGCGATCGGCGGCACGGCCGAGGGCCTTGCCTCACCGCCTCCGGAGAAGGTCGTTTCCTATGTGCGCACGAACCAGGTCCAGCCCGTCTATCTCGACGGCGAGGTCGTGGTCGGCGCGACGCTCCCGGAAACCGTCGTCCTCAACGAAGTGCCGGACTACGAGTATCGCTACGTTTATGTGAACGGCCAGCCCGTGCTCGTCGAGCCCGGTTCGCATCGCATCGTCTACGTCGTCCGCTGA
- a CDS encoding zinc-binding metallopeptidase family protein has product MKLFSCPSCGQRLYFENSRCLACGSEVLYDPDAAEFVLLGSDNFACLNADEALCNWRALGPQAFCRACALNKTIPDLSIEGNRDRWIRVEAAKRRLVYALLSFGLEVRPKQTPDEEAGIAFDFLGDPIGGGPGGEKILTGHDNGVITLNVAEADSVEREKMRIAMGETYRTLLGHFRHEIGHYYWDRLIRDDPTRLASFREIFGDETADYEQALQNHYANPPAPGWQENHITAYAASHPWEDWAETWAHYLHIVDTLEMSDSLGMSISALQANAEELLIPEADGDDGAAPPPGPTGSPFDQVLERWIVLSNASNSINRCMGLPDLYPFVISKNVAAKLAFVDELLCRT; this is encoded by the coding sequence GTGAAACTCTTCTCCTGCCCCTCCTGCGGTCAGCGGCTCTACTTCGAGAACTCGCGTTGCCTCGCCTGCGGATCGGAGGTGCTCTACGATCCGGACGCCGCCGAGTTCGTCCTTCTCGGGAGCGACAATTTCGCCTGTCTCAACGCCGACGAGGCCCTGTGCAACTGGCGCGCGCTCGGCCCGCAGGCTTTCTGCCGCGCCTGTGCGCTCAACAAGACCATTCCCGACCTGTCGATCGAAGGCAACCGCGACCGCTGGATCAGGGTCGAGGCGGCCAAGCGGCGGCTGGTCTACGCACTGCTGTCCTTCGGGCTGGAGGTGCGGCCCAAGCAGACGCCGGACGAGGAGGCGGGCATTGCCTTCGATTTCCTCGGCGATCCGATCGGCGGCGGGCCGGGCGGCGAGAAGATCCTCACCGGCCACGACAACGGCGTCATCACGCTCAACGTCGCCGAGGCGGACTCGGTCGAGCGCGAGAAGATGCGCATCGCCATGGGCGAGACCTACAGAACCCTGCTCGGTCATTTCCGCCACGAGATCGGCCACTATTACTGGGACCGCCTGATCCGCGACGATCCCACCCGGCTGGCGAGCTTCCGCGAGATCTTCGGCGACGAAACCGCCGACTACGAGCAGGCCCTGCAGAACCACTATGCCAATCCTCCCGCACCCGGCTGGCAGGAGAACCACATCACCGCCTATGCCGCGAGCCACCCCTGGGAGGACTGGGCCGAGACCTGGGCGCACTACCTCCACATCGTCGACACGCTGGAAATGTCTGACTCGCTTGGCATGTCGATCTCGGCCCTTCAGGCCAATGCGGAAGAGCTTCTGATCCCCGAAGCCGACGGCGACGATGGCGCGGCGCCGCCTCCCGGCCCGACCGGCAGCCCCTTCGACCAGGTGCTGGAGCGCTGGATCGTGCTCTCCAACGCCTCCAACTCGATCAACCGTTGCATGGGCCTGCCCGACCTCTACCCGTTCGTGATCTCAAAGAATGTCGCGGCGAAGCTGGCTTTCGTCGACGAATTGCTGTGTAGGACCTGA